The Actinomyces sp. oral taxon 414 genome has a segment encoding these proteins:
- a CDS encoding DNA-formamidopyrimidine glycosylase family protein, producing MPELPEVEAVRAGLARHVLGRRVERVEVFDARPLRRQAGGPGAFVRGLEDRVLTAAVRRGKFLWLPLDDGAALVAHLGMSGQLLVRTAAPPDIDPPGIDPPGIDPAGADPPGAGARGDGEGSPNADLPAPDGAHPPDLTATRAPTLVRDLSLRPRHLRVRLHLGPRPGDPATGADGPVAALDLVDQRMLGGLYLAPLVPTADGAPGGRGDEAPLLPASAAHIARDLLDPHLDEAGVVGRMRSSRRAVKTLLLDQGIVSGIGNIYADEGLWAARVHGLRRGEELGPRVTARILRETAGVMRRALEVGGTSFDSLYVDVEGAAGFFARQLAVYGRAGLPCRRCGAPLRSEVIGGRSHAFCPRCQTRPRSRP from the coding sequence GTGCCTGAGCTGCCGGAGGTCGAGGCGGTGCGGGCCGGGCTGGCCCGTCACGTCCTGGGACGGCGCGTCGAGCGGGTGGAGGTCTTCGACGCCCGGCCGCTGCGCCGGCAGGCCGGGGGACCCGGGGCCTTCGTCCGGGGCCTGGAGGACCGGGTGCTCACGGCGGCGGTGCGGCGCGGCAAGTTCCTGTGGCTGCCGCTCGACGACGGCGCGGCGCTGGTCGCGCACCTGGGCATGAGCGGACAGCTGCTCGTGCGCACCGCCGCCCCGCCCGACATTGACCCGCCCGGCATTGACCCGCCCGGCATTGACCCGGCTGGCGCTGACCCGCCCGGCGCCGGCGCCCGGGGCGATGGTGAGGGCTCCCCGAATGCCGATCTCCCGGCGCCCGACGGCGCACATCCCCCGGACCTGACGGCCACGCGCGCCCCGACCCTGGTGCGGGATCTGTCGCTGCGCCCCCGGCATCTGCGAGTGCGCCTGCACCTGGGCCCCCGCCCGGGCGATCCGGCGACCGGCGCGGACGGGCCGGTCGCCGCCCTCGACCTGGTCGATCAGCGCATGCTGGGCGGCCTGTACCTGGCGCCCCTCGTGCCCACGGCCGACGGCGCCCCCGGGGGCCGGGGCGATGAGGCGCCCCTCCTGCCCGCCAGCGCCGCCCACATCGCCCGGGACCTGCTCGACCCCCATCTGGACGAGGCCGGCGTCGTCGGCCGCATGCGCTCCTCCCGCCGGGCCGTCAAGACCCTGCTGCTCGACCAGGGGATCGTCTCGGGGATCGGCAACATCTACGCCGACGAGGGCCTGTGGGCCGCCCGCGTCCACGGGCTGCGACGCGGCGAGGAGCTCGGCCCGCGCGTGACCGCCCGGATCCTGCGCGAGACCGCGGGGGTGATGCGCCGCGCCCTCGAAGTCGGCGGGACGAGCTTCGACTCCCTCTACGTCGACGTCGAGGGGGCGGCCGGCTTCTTCGCCCGCCAGCTCGCCGTGTACGGGCGCGCGGGTCTGCCCTGCCGGCGCTGCGGGGCGCCGCTGCGCTCGGAGGTGATCGGCGGGCGCAGTCACGCCTTCTGCCCGCGCTGCCAGACCCGCCCCCGTTCGCGCCCGTGA
- the cydC gene encoding thiol reductant ABC exporter subunit CydC, translating into MSTVLTPAERRALRRAVHLLELDRARFALSALIGTLGLASAIALSGTAAWLIARASRMPDLVALGVAPVMVRLFGISRAVLRYCERLVSHDTALRGMTALRTRLYQTLAASRADVVAGLRRGDVLARVGADVDAVGDLVVRAWLPAAVAAGTGALTALAVGLIHPPAGLALGACLLLAGIAGPLVTIRSARAAELARTEQAADLSATLLTALEHGGELNVAGRMPAVMKDLEDLEHRLAAARDRAGRPAAAAAAIDAAAAGLAVLGGLLTGLPAVASGALDGVWLAVIVLVPLSAFEATAALGPAAVQLIASAGAAVRIVELTDRAEASTAGPARPLPPAPIGGSRLRARGLAVGWPGGPIVAEGIDLDLGPGDRLAVVGPSGIGKTTLLLTLAGMLQPRAGEVTLDGVAPWGAARDDVAGRVSLTAEDAHVFSTSVLENLRVARGSVSRPEAAALLARAGLGPWLDALPEGLDTTVGPDATTLSGGERRRLLLARALAAPAPLMLLDEPGEHLDAPTADRLVADLLDADASRGVLLVTHRLSALAGADQVLVMGRPAPDRPAEVLRRATHAALADHDDAYRWALSQEDEQ; encoded by the coding sequence GTGAGCACGGTCCTGACCCCCGCCGAGCGGCGCGCCCTGCGCCGCGCCGTGCACCTGCTCGAACTCGACCGCGCCCGCTTCGCCCTGTCCGCCCTCATCGGGACCCTCGGACTGGCCAGCGCCATCGCCCTGAGCGGGACGGCCGCCTGGCTCATTGCCCGGGCCTCCCGGATGCCCGACCTCGTCGCCCTGGGCGTCGCCCCGGTCATGGTGCGCCTGTTCGGCATATCCCGCGCGGTGCTGCGCTACTGCGAACGCCTCGTCTCCCACGACACGGCCCTGCGCGGCATGACCGCCCTGCGCACCCGCCTCTACCAGACCCTGGCCGCCTCCCGCGCCGACGTCGTGGCGGGCCTGCGCCGCGGCGACGTGCTCGCCCGCGTAGGCGCCGACGTCGACGCCGTGGGCGACCTGGTGGTGCGCGCCTGGCTGCCGGCCGCCGTCGCGGCGGGCACCGGCGCACTCACGGCCCTGGCCGTGGGCCTGATCCACCCGCCCGCCGGCCTCGCCCTGGGCGCCTGCCTGCTGCTGGCCGGGATCGCCGGCCCCCTGGTGACCATCCGCTCCGCCCGCGCCGCCGAACTCGCCCGCACCGAGCAGGCCGCCGACCTGTCCGCAACGCTGCTGACCGCCCTCGAGCACGGCGGCGAGCTGAACGTGGCCGGCCGCATGCCCGCCGTCATGAAGGACCTGGAGGACCTGGAGCACCGCCTGGCCGCCGCCCGCGACCGGGCCGGGCGCCCGGCCGCCGCCGCCGCGGCCATCGACGCGGCCGCCGCGGGCCTGGCCGTGCTCGGCGGCCTGCTCACCGGCCTGCCCGCCGTCGCCTCCGGCGCCCTGGACGGGGTGTGGCTGGCCGTCATCGTCCTGGTGCCCCTGTCCGCCTTCGAAGCCACCGCGGCCCTGGGCCCCGCCGCCGTCCAACTCATCGCCTCGGCCGGGGCGGCGGTGCGGATCGTGGAACTGACCGACCGCGCCGAGGCGAGCACCGCCGGCCCGGCGCGCCCCCTGCCCCCCGCGCCGATCGGCGGCAGCCGGCTGCGCGCCCGCGGCCTGGCCGTGGGCTGGCCCGGCGGCCCCATCGTGGCCGAGGGCATCGACCTGGACCTGGGCCCCGGCGACCGGCTGGCCGTCGTCGGCCCCTCCGGCATCGGCAAGACGACACTCCTGCTCACCCTGGCCGGCATGCTCCAGCCCCGGGCGGGCGAGGTGACCCTGGACGGGGTCGCCCCCTGGGGCGCGGCGCGCGACGACGTCGCCGGGCGAGTCAGCCTCACCGCCGAGGACGCCCACGTCTTCTCCACCTCCGTCCTGGAGAACCTGCGCGTGGCCCGCGGCTCGGTGAGCCGCCCCGAGGCCGCCGCCCTGCTCGCACGCGCCGGGCTCGGGCCGTGGCTGGACGCCCTGCCCGAAGGACTGGACACCACGGTCGGCCCCGACGCCACAACCCTGTCCGGAGGCGAGCGCCGCCGGCTCCTGCTCGCCCGCGCCCTGGCCGCCCCCGCCCCCCTCATGCTCCTGGACGAGCCCGGCGAGCACCTGGACGCGCCCACCGCCGACCGCCTCGTGGCCGACCTGCTCGACGCCGACGCCTCCCGCGGCGTCCTGCTGGTCACCCACCGCCTGTCCGCCCTGGCCGGCGCCGACCAGGTCCTGGTCATGGGGCGCCCCGCCCCGGACCGGCCGGCCGAGGTGCTGCGCCGCGCAACCCACGCGGCCCTGGCCGACCACGACGACGCCTACCGATGGGCCCTGTCCCAGGAGGATGAGCAATGA
- a CDS encoding TetR family transcriptional regulator: MAKRDRTEAAVLAEAGRLFALRGFAATSVRDIAAAAGVSVGTVVSVGGKSELFLRCMEELATADARRALGSQDDARAGLRAFVTNAPGLTERGGDLSRDYLAALLASPPSPGNAERLDAVVADLTARWADRLGLAPDDPGAALTARSFYLCFVGCVFAVACGQMTRADAVGLLLALIDDRDGTGSAGARR, from the coding sequence ATGGCCAAACGGGACAGGACCGAGGCCGCGGTCCTGGCGGAGGCCGGCAGGCTCTTCGCGCTCCGGGGCTTCGCCGCCACATCCGTGCGGGACATCGCCGCCGCCGCGGGGGTGTCCGTGGGCACCGTCGTGTCCGTGGGCGGCAAGAGCGAGCTGTTCCTGCGGTGCATGGAGGAGCTCGCCACCGCCGACGCCCGGCGCGCGCTGGGTTCGCAGGACGACGCCCGCGCCGGACTGCGGGCCTTCGTGACGAACGCGCCCGGCCTGACCGAGAGGGGCGGCGACCTGTCCCGCGACTACCTCGCCGCGCTGCTCGCCTCCCCGCCCAGCCCCGGCAACGCCGAGCGACTCGACGCCGTCGTCGCCGATCTCACCGCCCGCTGGGCCGACCGCCTCGGGCTCGCCCCGGACGATCCGGGGGCCGCCCTCACCGCCCGCTCCTTCTACCTCTGCTTCGTCGGATGCGTTTTCGCCGTCGCCTGCGGGCAGATGACCCGCGCCGACGCCGTCGGCCTCCTGCTCGCTCTCATCGACGACCGGGATGGGACGGGGAGCGCGGGGGCCCGGCGATGA
- a CDS encoding glycosyltransferase, translating into MTHVLVAIGSMGDLRPQLALARALRAEGADVLLLGLEDYAPLAADSGVPFRDVGTRLMGPVSPPLLARVARGSQTIGALLVRRWLHDSAGAIARALARAVHPGDHLVTGILGLAACRLLARRRGCRLTELALAPTLPTAFANSLVGAPRAGRSRINAAYSRAVRRGSVTMGLPIARALDRSGAGEPVGAAGRGEGGETGGIIVACSPRLVPRAPDWPTGIRCTGHLVLEMPEWRPPSSLLRFLDSGEPPVYVGFGSVPVREPAGEVARWAEAARRAGTRALLYPAAGFTDWDRDYGEHVHHVRFTPHDWLLPRTAAAVHHGGAGTTHGALAAGVPQGVIPFSLDQPYFARRVAALGLGPGGLDPGRTDVEGPTRILTDLTRGERAEGYRRRAREAARAVEREDGARTAARILLGP; encoded by the coding sequence ATGACCCACGTCCTCGTCGCCATCGGGTCCATGGGGGACCTGCGGCCCCAGCTCGCCCTCGCGCGGGCCCTCCGGGCGGAGGGCGCCGACGTCCTCCTGCTCGGCCTGGAGGACTACGCCCCTCTCGCGGCCGACAGCGGCGTTCCCTTCCGCGACGTGGGAACCCGCCTCATGGGCCCGGTCTCCCCGCCCCTCCTCGCCCGGGTCGCCAGGGGGAGCCAGACGATCGGCGCGCTACTCGTGCGCCGCTGGCTCCACGACAGCGCCGGGGCCATCGCCCGAGCCCTGGCGCGGGCGGTTCACCCGGGGGACCACCTCGTCACCGGCATCCTCGGCCTGGCCGCCTGCCGCCTCCTGGCTCGACGGCGCGGCTGCCGGCTCACCGAACTCGCCCTGGCGCCGACGCTCCCCACGGCCTTCGCCAATTCCCTCGTCGGCGCGCCCCGGGCCGGACGCAGCCGGATCAACGCCGCGTACTCCCGCGCCGTGCGCCGCGGCTCGGTGACAATGGGACTGCCGATCGCCCGCGCCCTGGACCGCTCGGGCGCCGGCGAGCCCGTCGGGGCGGCCGGGCGCGGGGAGGGCGGGGAGACCGGAGGGATCATCGTGGCCTGCTCCCCCCGTCTCGTGCCCCGCGCACCGGACTGGCCGACCGGCATCCGCTGCACGGGTCACCTGGTGCTGGAGATGCCCGAGTGGCGGCCGCCGTCGTCCCTGCTGCGCTTCCTCGACTCCGGCGAGCCGCCCGTCTACGTGGGCTTCGGCTCCGTGCCCGTGAGGGAGCCGGCGGGGGAGGTCGCCCGCTGGGCCGAGGCCGCCCGCCGCGCGGGGACGCGGGCGCTTTTGTACCCGGCGGCGGGCTTCACGGACTGGGACCGGGACTACGGCGAGCACGTGCACCACGTGCGCTTCACCCCGCACGACTGGCTGCTGCCCCGCACGGCGGCCGCGGTCCACCACGGGGGAGCCGGGACGACGCACGGGGCCCTGGCCGCGGGCGTGCCCCAGGGCGTCATCCCCTTCTCCCTGGACCAGCCTTACTTCGCCCGCCGGGTCGCGGCGCTGGGCCTGGGGCCCGGCGGGCTCGACCCGGGGCGGACCGACGTCGAGGGGCCGACCCGGATCCTCACGGACCTGACCCGGGGCGAGCGGGCGGAGGGCTATCGCCGCCGCGCCCGCGAGGCCGCCCGCGCGGTGGAGCGGGAGGACGGGGCGCGGACCGCGGCCCGGATCCTCCTGGGCCCCTGA
- the rnc gene encoding ribonuclease III, with amino-acid sequence MPGSRKSRRTPPPARADVESLVFRWGAQIDPALLDLALTHRSWAHENGGLPTNERLEFLGDSVLSIVVTENLYRAHPDAPEGQLAKMRAATVSEPALAAVARDLGVGEFIKLGKGEALSGGRRKDSILADTVEALIGAAYLTHGLEPTREVVTRLVSRFLSAAPTRGAGLDWKTSLQELTAAHHLGSPSYEVVGEGPDHRRVFTATALVDGRVLGRGTGSSKKAAEHDAAEAAYAELLARHGDGGLDLPGVNDALRVDLVLPGAPDAPGTDQGRPGADGAPPAGPGLPGADNVLHTASDRSGADPDPRP; translated from the coding sequence ATGCCGGGGTCCCGCAAGTCCCGGCGCACGCCGCCCCCGGCGCGCGCGGACGTCGAGTCCCTCGTCTTCCGGTGGGGGGCGCAGATCGACCCGGCGCTGCTGGACCTGGCCCTGACTCACCGCTCCTGGGCCCATGAGAACGGCGGCCTGCCCACCAATGAGCGCCTGGAGTTCCTGGGCGACTCGGTCCTGTCCATCGTGGTGACGGAGAACCTTTACCGCGCCCATCCCGACGCCCCCGAGGGCCAGCTCGCCAAAATGCGGGCGGCCACCGTCTCCGAACCCGCGCTGGCCGCCGTCGCCCGCGACCTGGGGGTGGGGGAGTTCATCAAGCTCGGCAAGGGCGAGGCGCTGTCCGGCGGCAGGCGGAAGGACTCGATCCTGGCGGACACGGTCGAGGCGCTCATCGGGGCCGCCTACCTCACCCACGGGCTGGAGCCGACTCGCGAGGTCGTCACGCGCCTGGTCTCCCGCTTCCTGTCCGCCGCGCCCACGCGCGGCGCGGGGCTGGACTGGAAGACGAGTCTGCAGGAGCTCACCGCCGCCCATCACCTGGGCAGCCCCTCCTACGAGGTCGTCGGCGAGGGCCCGGACCACAGGCGGGTCTTCACGGCCACGGCGCTGGTCGATGGGCGGGTCCTGGGGCGGGGGACCGGCTCGTCGAAGAAGGCGGCCGAGCACGACGCCGCCGAGGCCGCCTACGCGGAGCTCCTGGCGCGCCACGGCGACGGCGGCCTCGACCTGCCCGGCGTCAACGACGCCCTGCGCGTCGACCTGGTCCTGCCCGGCGCCCCCGACGCCCCTGGTACCGACCAGGGCCGACCCGGCGCCGACGGCGCCCCGCCCGCCGGTCCGGGTCTGCCCGGCGCCGATAACGTCCTCCACACCGCTTCAGACCGATCCGGCGCCGACCCGGACCCGCGGCCGTGA
- a CDS encoding response regulator, with amino-acid sequence MPSPTASETVRVMIVDDHEIVRRGIAEIIDRADGLEVVAEAGGQAEALRRAELVRPDVVLVDLQLPDGTGIELMHEMRETVPGALPIVLTSFDDDEALAEALEAGARAYLLKTVHGAEISDVVRAVASGRVLLDERTVTRRRADHDDPTAELTNAERKVLDLIGDGLSNREIGERLGVAEKTVKNHITSLLAKMGLQRRTQVAAWVAGQRASGWRNS; translated from the coding sequence ATGCCCAGCCCCACCGCCTCCGAGACCGTCCGGGTCATGATCGTCGACGATCACGAGATCGTTCGCCGCGGCATTGCCGAGATCATCGATCGGGCCGATGGCCTCGAGGTCGTCGCCGAGGCCGGCGGTCAGGCGGAGGCCCTGCGCCGGGCCGAGCTCGTGCGCCCCGACGTGGTCCTCGTCGACCTCCAGCTGCCCGACGGCACCGGCATCGAGCTCATGCACGAGATGCGCGAGACCGTCCCCGGCGCCCTGCCGATCGTCCTGACCTCCTTCGACGACGACGAGGCCCTGGCCGAGGCCCTGGAGGCCGGGGCCCGCGCCTACCTGCTCAAGACCGTTCACGGCGCCGAGATCAGCGACGTCGTGCGCGCCGTCGCCTCCGGGCGCGTGCTCCTGGACGAGCGCACCGTCACCCGCCGGCGCGCCGACCACGACGACCCGACCGCCGAGCTGACCAATGCCGAGCGCAAGGTCCTCGACCTCATCGGCGACGGCCTGTCCAACCGGGAGATCGGCGAGCGCCTGGGCGTGGCGGAGAAGACGGTGAAGAACCACATCACCTCCCTGCTGGCCAAGATGGGGCTCCAGCGCCGCACCCAGGTCGCCGCCTGGGTCGCCGGGCAGCGGGCCTCCGGCTGGCGCAATTCCTGA
- a CDS encoding GAF domain-containing sensor histidine kinase: protein MSDTTDRQGPIPRAGAPGNCDPAAGAPRIEIFPGPGDDELVLPLPSGPGPDEPAGVGPLAFAVHVDRLGSTRERSAARAPLDDSAVELLRASLQLTSSLQVPRALRALVESACSLTGATWGTIAVYGRSRTTGRRSRPVSAGPASASPEHLDTLLGRPRDDGVVIVNDLSATTAFTGVIEGEDPGCILSAPLRAHHQGYGRLYLCDKPGGFTSGDVTTVQTLAQAAAIAVENARLYREARSREQWMAVSQELTTLLLSGAEEDDALTLVARRIREVAHADTVALVLPSVGDAWACEIADGAHAAELIGTFFPARGRALRTLEQQTGLTVPSLHEAWGAADLLVEPLARFGPALYAPMLHRGRGVGVILLLREQGAPTFTDQDLEIAELVAGQATMAFELADAQHAQEMATLLDERARIARDLHDLAIQQLFAAGMQISSARERLRSAPGAADQVDVVCRVLDSSLAAVDDSVGQIRSIVRSLRDRDEDVGLVERLRRESSLARTLLGFAPSLLLSVDGRALALAGRAEEDELIGAVDAAVDPEVADDMVAVVREGLSNVARHAHASSVTVDVMLTGVVPAGGAGVPPPSGPGGAEPAVEIVCRDDGVGVDPGVTRRSGTANMAERARRHGGSFVIGPRARNDGASRGTCFTWRVPLAGRPVPDRPGPGRN, encoded by the coding sequence ATGAGCGACACGACGGACCGACAGGGCCCCATCCCCCGAGCCGGAGCTCCCGGAAACTGCGACCCGGCGGCCGGCGCCCCCAGGATTGAGATCTTCCCCGGCCCGGGCGACGACGAACTGGTCCTGCCGCTGCCCTCAGGCCCCGGCCCGGACGAACCGGCGGGCGTGGGCCCGCTGGCCTTCGCCGTCCACGTCGACCGGCTGGGCTCGACCCGCGAGCGCTCCGCCGCGCGGGCGCCCCTGGACGACTCCGCCGTCGAGCTCCTGCGGGCCTCCCTCCAGCTGACCAGCTCCCTCCAGGTCCCCCGGGCCCTGCGCGCCCTGGTCGAATCCGCCTGCTCGCTCACCGGCGCCACCTGGGGCACCATCGCCGTCTACGGGCGCAGCCGCACCACCGGCCGGCGCTCGCGACCCGTCTCGGCCGGGCCGGCCAGCGCCAGCCCCGAGCACCTGGACACGCTCCTGGGCCGGCCCCGCGACGACGGCGTCGTCATCGTCAACGACCTGAGCGCCACGACGGCCTTCACCGGCGTCATCGAGGGCGAGGACCCCGGCTGCATCCTGTCCGCGCCCCTGCGCGCCCACCACCAGGGCTACGGGCGGCTGTACCTGTGCGACAAGCCCGGCGGCTTCACCAGCGGGGACGTCACCACCGTCCAGACCCTCGCGCAGGCCGCCGCCATTGCCGTGGAGAACGCCCGCCTGTACCGCGAGGCCCGCAGTCGCGAGCAGTGGATGGCCGTGTCCCAGGAGCTGACGACGCTGCTGCTGTCCGGGGCGGAGGAGGACGACGCCCTGACCCTGGTGGCCCGCCGGATCCGCGAGGTCGCCCACGCCGACACCGTGGCCCTGGTCCTGCCCAGCGTCGGGGACGCCTGGGCCTGCGAGATCGCCGACGGCGCCCACGCCGCCGAGCTCATCGGCACCTTCTTCCCCGCGCGGGGCCGGGCCCTGCGCACCCTGGAACAGCAGACGGGCCTGACGGTGCCCTCCCTGCACGAGGCCTGGGGGGCCGCCGACCTGCTGGTGGAGCCGCTGGCGCGCTTCGGACCGGCCCTGTACGCCCCGATGCTGCACCGGGGGCGCGGCGTCGGCGTCATCCTCCTGCTGCGTGAGCAGGGCGCCCCCACCTTCACCGATCAGGACCTGGAGATCGCCGAGCTCGTCGCCGGGCAAGCGACCATGGCCTTCGAGCTCGCCGACGCCCAGCACGCCCAGGAGATGGCCACGCTGCTCGACGAGCGTGCCCGTATTGCCCGCGATCTGCACGACCTGGCGATCCAGCAGCTGTTCGCCGCCGGCATGCAGATCTCCTCCGCGCGCGAGCGCCTGCGCTCGGCGCCCGGCGCGGCCGACCAGGTGGACGTGGTGTGCCGGGTGCTGGACTCCTCGCTGGCCGCCGTGGACGACTCGGTCGGCCAGATCCGCTCCATCGTGCGCTCCCTGCGCGATCGCGACGAGGACGTCGGCCTCGTCGAGCGCCTGCGCCGGGAGTCCTCGCTGGCCCGCACGCTGCTCGGGTTCGCCCCCTCCCTGCTGCTCAGCGTCGACGGGCGGGCGCTGGCGCTGGCCGGGCGGGCGGAGGAGGACGAGCTCATCGGCGCCGTCGACGCCGCCGTCGACCCCGAGGTCGCCGACGACATGGTCGCCGTGGTCCGCGAGGGCCTGAGCAATGTGGCCCGCCACGCCCACGCCTCCTCGGTGACGGTCGACGTCATGCTGACCGGCGTCGTGCCCGCCGGCGGCGCCGGCGTTCCGCCGCCCTCCGGTCCGGGCGGCGCGGAGCCCGCCGTGGAGATCGTGTGCCGCGACGACGGCGTGGGTGTGGACCCCGGGGTGACGCGCCGCTCCGGCACCGCCAATATGGCCGAGCGGGCCCGGCGGCACGGGGGCTCCTTCGTCATCGGCCCGCGGGCGCGCAACGACGGGGCGAGCCGCGGCACGTGCTTCACCTGGCGGGTGCCGCTGGCGGGCCGGCCGGTCCCGGACCGGCCGGGTCCGGGGCGGAACTGA
- the cydD gene encoding thiol reductant ABC exporter subunit CydD, with amino-acid sequence MKPLDPRLTRYARAARRYIAVTALTGVLIAGLVVAQAWLISRIVAPLMAGGGPAPTTGTLIRALAAVVVARAAVLHLQESRAHRAATRTIIELRRHVVAHAAALGPRWQAVNAARTTTVLTRGLDDLEPYFTRYLPQLILAATLTPLTALVVLLQDAPSTLAVAATIPLIPVFMILIGRLTRQHSAQRLAAMERLGAQVLDLVAGLPTLKALGREKGPGARIEELGRAYTRTTMATLRVAFLSGAVLEFITTLSVAIIAVEVGLRLLFGRMDPATGLLVIMIAPEVYQPLRRVGLHFHASANGVAAADAVFEILEEPPPERGDLPAPDLSRATIRIEDLSVSARGARAPAGLNATIRPGRLVALAGPSGAGKTTASQVLLGLLAPDRGRVLVLPEGGGAVDLARIDPASWWEQVAWIPQRPAIAPGTLARAATGPHCPAAPGDRVPPELEAAARATGFDEVVAALPEGWATRIGHGGVGLSVGQRQRLALTRALASPAPLIVLDEPTAHLDAAAQARVLAGVAALREAGRTVVVIAHRRALLEAADDVIEVRSDRAPGPASGRDGAADPAAGAPEPAGATP; translated from the coding sequence GTGAAGCCACTGGACCCCCGACTCACGCGCTACGCGCGGGCCGCCCGGCGCTACATCGCCGTCACCGCGCTCACCGGCGTGCTCATCGCCGGCCTCGTCGTCGCCCAGGCCTGGCTCATCTCCCGCATTGTCGCCCCCCTCATGGCGGGGGGCGGGCCGGCCCCCACCACTGGCACCCTGATCCGGGCCCTGGCCGCGGTCGTCGTCGCCCGCGCCGCCGTCCTGCACCTCCAGGAATCGCGCGCCCACCGGGCCGCGACCCGCACCATTATCGAACTGCGCCGGCACGTCGTGGCCCACGCGGCGGCACTGGGCCCCCGCTGGCAGGCCGTCAACGCCGCCCGGACCACCACCGTGCTCACCCGCGGCCTGGACGACCTGGAACCCTACTTCACCCGGTACCTGCCCCAACTGATCCTGGCCGCCACCCTCACCCCCCTCACCGCCCTGGTCGTGCTCCTCCAGGACGCCCCCTCGACCCTAGCCGTGGCCGCCACCATCCCCCTCATCCCCGTCTTCATGATCCTCATCGGGCGCCTGACCCGGCAGCACTCGGCCCAGCGGCTGGCGGCGATGGAGCGCCTGGGGGCCCAGGTCCTCGACCTGGTGGCCGGACTGCCCACCCTCAAGGCGCTGGGCCGCGAGAAGGGCCCGGGCGCACGCATCGAGGAGCTCGGCCGCGCCTACACCCGCACCACCATGGCGACCCTGCGCGTCGCCTTCCTGTCCGGCGCCGTCCTGGAGTTCATCACGACCCTGTCGGTGGCGATCATCGCCGTCGAAGTGGGCCTGCGGCTCCTGTTCGGGCGCATGGACCCGGCCACCGGCCTGCTCGTCATTATGATCGCCCCGGAGGTCTACCAGCCGCTGCGCCGGGTCGGCCTCCACTTCCACGCCTCGGCCAACGGCGTGGCCGCCGCCGACGCGGTCTTCGAGATCCTGGAGGAGCCCCCGCCCGAGCGCGGCGACCTGCCCGCCCCGGACCTGAGCCGCGCCACCATCCGCATCGAGGACCTGTCCGTGAGCGCCCGCGGCGCCCGCGCGCCCGCCGGGCTCAATGCCACCATCCGCCCCGGGCGCCTGGTCGCCCTGGCCGGGCCCTCCGGCGCCGGCAAGACGACCGCCTCCCAGGTCCTGCTCGGCCTGCTCGCCCCCGACCGGGGCCGAGTGCTCGTCCTGCCCGAGGGGGGCGGGGCCGTGGACCTGGCCCGCATCGACCCCGCCTCCTGGTGGGAGCAGGTGGCCTGGATCCCCCAGCGCCCCGCCATCGCCCCCGGCACCCTCGCCCGGGCCGCGACCGGCCCGCACTGCCCCGCCGCGCCCGGAGACCGCGTGCCGCCCGAACTCGAGGCGGCCGCGCGCGCCACCGGCTTCGACGAGGTCGTCGCCGCCCTGCCCGAGGGCTGGGCCACCCGCATCGGCCACGGCGGCGTCGGACTGTCGGTCGGCCAGCGCCAGCGCCTGGCCCTGACCCGCGCGCTCGCCTCCCCCGCCCCGCTGATCGTCCTGGACGAGCCCACCGCTCACCTCGACGCCGCCGCCCAGGCCCGCGTCCTGGCCGGCGTCGCCGCCCTGCGCGAGGCCGGCCGCACCGTCGTCGTCATCGCCCACCGCCGGGCGCTGCTGGAGGCGGCCGACGACGTCATCGAGGTCCGCTCGGACCGCGCCCCCGGGCCCGCATCCGGCCGGGACGGGGCCGCCGACCCCGCCGCCGGCGCCCCCGAGCCGGCGGGGGCGACCCCGTGA